In Pseudomonadota bacterium, the genomic window TCGCGTTACGACGACACCCTTTCACTCACCCTCCAGGTGGTGAAGTCGAGCGACGCCAACACCACGAAGGTGGTGGATGCCGTGAAGGCACGGGTGGCGTCGCTGCGGGCCGACCTCCCCAGAGGGGTGAGCCTCACCCTGGCCAACGATCAGTCGACCCCGATCAAGGAGGCCGTCGACGAGATCATCCAGCACCTCGTGCTCGGCAGCCTCCTGGCCAGCCTCATGGTGCTCCTCTTCCTGGGCGACTTCCGCTCGACCATCATCGCCACCATCGCGATCCCCTGCTCGATCATCGGGGGATTCATCGTGATGGCGATTCTCGGGTACACGCTGAACTCGGTGACCCTGCTCGCCCTCGCCCTGGCGGTGGGCATCGTCATCGACGACGCGGTGGTCGTGCTCGAAGAGATCCACCGCATCATGGACGAGGAGGGGCTGCCCCCGAAGGAGGCGGCCGAGAAGGGCATTCAGAGCATCGGCTTCGCGGTGCTCGCCACCACCCTGTCGCTGGTGGTCATCTTCCTCCCCATCGCATTCATGCCGGGCATTCTGGGCGCCTACTTCTCGAGCTACGGCATCTTGATGGCCGCCACGATCATGCTGTCGATGTTCGTGTCGTTCACGTTCACCCCCATGCTGTGCGCGGTCTTCCTGAAGCCCAAGAAGCACACGAAGAAGAAAGGGCCTGGCCTGTACGAGTGGCTGCTCGAGCGCCCCTACGTCGGCCTGGTTCGCATCGTGCTTCGCCTGCGCTTCGTGGTGCTGCTTCTCTGCCTCGGCATCACGGTCTGGGGGGCCTGGCTGCTGCAGAGCACGGGCCGCGACTTCATCCAGGCGCAGGACGAAGGGACGCTCACGGTGTCGCTGACGCTGCCGGCGGGCCGATCGGTGGCAGTGAACGACGCAGTGGTGGCGGGCATCTCCGCCGAGCTTCGCAAGCGCGTCAAAGAGGTCGACTACACCCTCTCCACCGTCGGAGCGGGGGGCGACCCGACCAAAGCCACCATCACCATCGTCATGAAGCCCTGGGAGGAGCGCGCGAAGCACAAGCCCACCTACACGGTGTTCGACGCCCAGCCCCGCGCGCGCGAGGTGCTGCGAGGCTACCCGTCGATCCGGTCGTCGGTGTCGCTGGGCAACGACAGCCAGGCCGATCTGAGCGTCGTGGTGAGCGGCCCGGACCTCGAGACCCTGCAGCGCGCCGCCGACACCCTGATGAAAGGGCTCGCATCCCATCCCGGCTACACCGACATCAACAGCGATCTCGACATCGGCACCCCAGAGGTCAAGGTGTACGTCGACCGGGAGCGAGCGGCCTTCCTGGGCGTGAACTTCTTCGACGCGGCCAGCACCATCCAGGCCCTCGTGGGCGGGGTGAAGGTATCATCGTTCTACCAGGGCAAGGATCGCATCGACGTGAACATGCGATTGAAGCCCGACCAGCGGCAGCGCGCCACGGTCATCGACACCCTCACGGTGCCCAACAGCAAGGGCGACCTCATTCCCATGAGCAATGTGGTGAAGATCGAGCGCGGGCTGGCGGCCAGCACCATCAAGCGCTACGCCCGCCAGCGCCAGGTCACGGTGAACGCCAACCTCATCGGTGTGCCGCTCGAGAACGCCCTGAACCTCGCCAAGAGCGAGGTGGCGAAGCTGAAGCTCGGCGCTGACTACCAGGTGAACTTCACCGGCAACGGCCAGTACATGAACCAGATGCTGCTCGTGTTCCTGGGTGCGTTCCTCGTTTCGGTGGTGTTCATGTACATGGTGCTGGCCAGCCAGTTCGAGAGCTTCATCGATCCGGCCATCATCCTGGCCACCCTGCCGCTGTGCTTCCCGTTCGCCCTCATCTCGCTGCAGGAGACCCACAACACGCTCAACATGTTTGCCGTGCTGGGCCTCTTCTTGCTTGTGGGCGTGGTGAAGAAGAACGCCATCTTCCAGATCGACACCACCAACGCCATGGTGGCGGAAGGTCGACCCCTGTATGAATCCATCGTCGAAGCCAATCGCATCCGCCTGCGGCCCATCATCATGACCACGGTGACCCTGGTGGTGGCCATGCTTCCCGTGGCCGCGGCCGGCGCCAACGGGTGGCAGCGCGCCCCCATGGCCATCGTGATCGTGGGGGGGCAGTCGCTGTCGCTCGTGCTCACCCTCATCGTGGTGCCCGCGCTCTACTCGTATGCGCACGACTTCTGGGGGCGGCGTTACCGCGACGAGATGAAGCGCCGCAATGCCCCCACGTCCGAGACGACCACGCCCTCCGCGTCGGGCGAGAGCGCACCGATCGCGGTCACCGCCGGATCGAGCACGCGCACCGAGGAGACCCCATGACTTCGCTGCGCAGGCGCCTCTCGTGGTCGGCGATGGCGGCTCTGTGCGCCACCCTTGCGTGGACATCGCCGCTCGGCGCGGCCCCGGCCCCCGTGGCCACGCCGTCTGCCGCGCCCCCTCACGCGACAGCGGCACCGTCGGCCGTGCCCTCGACCAAAGCCTCCCTTCCCTGGGAGAACCAGGCGCCGGCACAGAAGCCGATTCAACCTGGCGACACCGTGCTGCTCGGGCAGGACGGCATGCTCGACATGGTCGAGCTGCTCGACTATGCCCGCGCCACCCATCCCAAGCTGCGCATCTATCAGGCGCAGTACGCCCAGGCGATAGGGCAGCTGCATCTCTCTGAGTCGCTCTACGTGCCCACGGGACAGATCGCCATCACCCGAAGCCACACCTACACGCAGAACGGCGGCATCGGCACCCCCACGCCACTGACCCCGGCCCTGCCCTCCACCATCATCCTGCTCAACCCCGCGGCCTCGCTCAGCTATCTTCTCAGCGACGGTGGAAAGCGCGTCAACAGCGTGGCGCGCGACCGCGCCAACCTGCTCACCAGCGTGTACAGCTGGCGCAACCAGTGGCGCACCCTGGCGCAGACCATCGAAAGCGACTACCTCAGCGTGGCGCTCAACCGAACCCTGCTCGAGGTGCAGGAAGAGGGCGTGCGCATGGCCGACGAGACCTTGAAGCAGGCCGAGGGGCTCTTCCGCGGGGGCAAGAAGACGCGTCTCGACGTGCTGCAGTCGCAGGCCGACCTCGAGGGGGCACGCGCCCTGTATGTGGCGCAGAAAGGTCAGCTGACGAAGGCCTGGGCTCGACTCGGGGCCGACGTGGGAGCACCGCTCAACGAGTTCGCGAAGCTCGACCCGGTGCTGACCTCGCCCCTTCCCCTGCCCCCCACGGCCAACCTTCTCGACACGGCGCTGGCGCAGCGCAGCGACCTGCTCACCTTCGCCAACCAGATCGCCTACCAGCGCTGGCAGGTGCGCGTGAACAAGACGCAGCTCAACCCGACATTGAACACGCTGCTCTCCTATGGC contains:
- a CDS encoding efflux RND transporter permease subunit; translated protein: MSFFSVFVRQRVFALMLNLAVVVVGLVCYFTLGVDMLPKLNIPVVSVTISLPGAPPEVMEQQVTRVVEDAVAVVGGLSSITSQSMSGTSVVITQFDMSKDVNIATQEVRDKVNAQLGNLPTDILTPIIDKYDPNAQPIISVVLSGLNGRALTDLAKNRLQPDLQAISGVGQVQLVGESKRQIRIELDHKRMQAYGVSVTDVRNAVSQQNREAGGGSLRSALFETSMRTMGLLTHASQFDDVIVKTVNGVPLKVRDVGTAVDGLEETTSVSRYDDTLSLTLQVVKSSDANTTKVVDAVKARVASLRADLPRGVSLTLANDQSTPIKEAVDEIIQHLVLGSLLASLMVLLFLGDFRSTIIATIAIPCSIIGGFIVMAILGYTLNSVTLLALALAVGIVIDDAVVVLEEIHRIMDEEGLPPKEAAEKGIQSIGFAVLATTLSLVVIFLPIAFMPGILGAYFSSYGILMAATIMLSMFVSFTFTPMLCAVFLKPKKHTKKKGPGLYEWLLERPYVGLVRIVLRLRFVVLLLCLGITVWGAWLLQSTGRDFIQAQDEGTLTVSLTLPAGRSVAVNDAVVAGISAELRKRVKEVDYTLSTVGAGGDPTKATITIVMKPWEERAKHKPTYTVFDAQPRAREVLRGYPSIRSSVSLGNDSQADLSVVVSGPDLETLQRAADTLMKGLASHPGYTDINSDLDIGTPEVKVYVDRERAAFLGVNFFDAASTIQALVGGVKVSSFYQGKDRIDVNMRLKPDQRQRATVIDTLTVPNSKGDLIPMSNVVKIERGLAASTIKRYARQRQVTVNANLIGVPLENALNLAKSEVAKLKLGADYQVNFTGNGQYMNQMLLVFLGAFLVSVVFMYMVLASQFESFIDPAIILATLPLCFPFALISLQETHNTLNMFAVLGLFLLVGVVKKNAIFQIDTTNAMVAEGRPLYESIVEANRIRLRPIIMTTVTLVVAMLPVAAAGANGWQRAPMAIVIVGGQSLSLVLTLIVVPALYSYAHDFWGRRYRDEMKRRNAPTSETTTPSASGESAPIAVTAGSSTRTEETP
- a CDS encoding TolC family protein, with product MTSLRRRLSWSAMAALCATLAWTSPLGAAPAPVATPSAAPPHATAAPSAVPSTKASLPWENQAPAQKPIQPGDTVLLGQDGMLDMVELLDYARATHPKLRIYQAQYAQAIGQLHLSESLYVPTGQIAITRSHTYTQNGGIGTPTPLTPALPSTIILLNPAASLSYLLSDGGKRVNSVARDRANLLTSVYSWRNQWRTLAQTIESDYLSVALNRTLLEVQEEGVRMADETLKQAEGLFRGGKKTRLDVLQSQADLEGARALYVAQKGQLTKAWARLGADVGAPLNEFAKLDPVLTSPLPLPPTANLLDTALAQRSDLLTFANQIAYQRWQVRVNKTQLNPTLNTLLSYGYTGADFPALTTWQFGLTLTVPLTQGPSVRAQNELAEGLIVELLAHIYDLRLTIINDLSQSWIGLQAAQRKVTIDEAQIREADQAYRLAAKRYMGGISQYIEVTNARQVLNNARV